A portion of the Actomonas aquatica genome contains these proteins:
- a CDS encoding LacI family DNA-binding transcriptional regulator produces the protein MLISEIAKQARVSPSTVSRAINQPDIVAPGSLERIRAVMKKFNYTPAPINRRRGPKSKKPTTLNLGVWFVGAKADNPSLNWFQERMAELRERGTMNRVDLSMLFSNSPGELPRALTEGNLDGVIIQGMAPTAAVMQKLKNMPCVWFMTRRSYDFPGDYVEPNNEENGRVAAEYLAQQGHKSVAVLTTDPSYSANVRRVKAFMERAEELGLKAHSILGEDIPGVSFLEIAPLNSEIEQLVNRLVHEQPRPTGLYIPVDHFAGAFFRALRSAGLQPRKDFDVILGNFNPMIYNNLEHHPAAIDIQLSTLVRKVIDQLVWRIENRDAPGRIGITVSPTLRPAFD, from the coding sequence ATGCTCATCTCTGAAATCGCCAAGCAAGCCCGTGTTTCCCCCTCCACTGTGTCGCGGGCGATTAACCAACCCGACATCGTGGCCCCCGGTAGCTTGGAACGCATCCGCGCGGTGATGAAGAAATTCAATTACACCCCGGCGCCGATCAATCGCCGCCGCGGTCCGAAGTCGAAGAAGCCCACCACTCTGAACCTCGGCGTTTGGTTTGTGGGCGCCAAGGCCGACAACCCCTCGCTCAACTGGTTTCAGGAGCGCATGGCTGAGCTGCGCGAGCGCGGCACCATGAACCGGGTCGACCTCAGCATGCTGTTTTCCAACTCGCCGGGTGAACTCCCGCGGGCGCTCACCGAGGGCAACCTCGACGGCGTGATTATTCAGGGCATGGCGCCGACCGCCGCCGTCATGCAGAAGCTGAAGAACATGCCCTGCGTGTGGTTCATGACCCGACGCTCCTACGACTTCCCCGGCGACTACGTGGAACCCAACAACGAGGAAAACGGCCGCGTCGCCGCTGAATACCTCGCCCAGCAGGGCCACAAATCGGTCGCCGTGCTCACCACCGATCCGAGCTACAGCGCCAACGTCCGTCGCGTGAAAGCCTTCATGGAGCGCGCCGAAGAACTCGGCCTCAAGGCCCACAGCATCCTCGGCGAAGACATCCCGGGCGTGAGCTTCCTCGAGATCGCCCCGCTCAACTCCGAGATCGAGCAGCTCGTCAACCGCCTCGTCCACGAGCAGCCCCGCCCCACCGGCCTTTACATTCCGGTCGACCACTTTGCGGGCGCCTTCTTCCGGGCCCTCCGCTCCGCCGGCCTCCAGCCGCGCAAAGATTTCGACGTCATCCTGGGGAACTTCAACCCCATGATTTACAACAACCTCGAACACCACCCCGCCGCCATCGACATCCAGCTGTCCACCTTGGTGCGCAAGGTCATCGATCAACTGGTCTGGCGCATCGAAAACCGCGATGCCCCCGGTCGCATCGGTATCACCGTCTCTCCCACCCTTCGCCCGGCCTTCGACTGA
- a CDS encoding RidA family protein: MKLRMWMGMLSGMLALAGSLRADTPEEKLAALGHELPAVAAPVANYVSVVRTGNLVYLAGHIPRDAAGKPIVGTVPSTMDLATARAAAERTALALLASLKSEIGELSKVKRIVRVEGFVASDDTFTDQPKVINGCSDLLVAVLGDAGRHTRMAIGTNTLPLGVVVEIAMIAEVTD, from the coding sequence ATGAAGCTCCGCATGTGGATGGGAATGTTGTCGGGAATGCTGGCGCTGGCGGGATCGCTCCGCGCCGACACCCCGGAGGAAAAACTGGCCGCGCTCGGTCATGAGTTGCCCGCGGTCGCCGCGCCGGTGGCCAACTACGTGTCGGTGGTGCGCACCGGAAACTTGGTGTATCTGGCGGGTCACATCCCGCGCGACGCGGCTGGCAAACCGATCGTGGGCACCGTGCCGTCGACCATGGATCTGGCGACCGCGCGCGCAGCCGCCGAACGCACCGCCCTCGCCTTGCTCGCCAGCCTCAAGTCCGAGATCGGCGAGCTTTCCAAGGTGAAGCGCATCGTGCGCGTGGAAGGTTTTGTCGCCAGCGACGACACCTTCACCGACCAGCCCAAAGTCATCAACGGTTGCTCCGATCTCCTCGTCGCCGTGCTCGGCGATGCCGGTCGCCACACACGCATGGCCATCGGCACCAACACCCTGCCGCTCGGCGTGGTGGTCGAGATCGCGATGATCGCGGAAGTCACAGACTGA
- a CDS encoding aminotransferase class V-fold PLP-dependent enzyme, whose product MSLSRKSFLQRLGVGVVGLSAARLFGAGTESVLPQLPTFRDSLDPTYWGAVRDAYRFDPQLHYFNTGGLGPCVDNVRQLVDEIAASLEHHVETGHHHYEEVRKVMAGFLDCGADEVAFVRNATEGNGIIAGGLALERGDEVIFESHAHPGGSFPWLLQAQRRGIAVRLFEPDPESPQGNLERIKELITPRTRVVQVSHVTAPTGIVMPVTAIAKLCAQHGMWFHIDGAQSAGMFPFSLREIGCDSYATSGHKWLGAPRETGVLMVRREKLDAVTPSLVGAYSGEVESLPGPLEFFAGAGRYEYGTRDSAKAFGLIGAVRWQEQVGRHQIAEHGRSLTERLREALSAVPDLEILTPSHPQLRASMLTVRSPRLSYRDLFGQLWGQHQMRCRPVSEQELNAVRISCHLFNRADEIDQLATAIDQAVRSA is encoded by the coding sequence ATGAGCCTGAGCCGAAAATCCTTTTTGCAACGCCTCGGAGTCGGCGTGGTCGGCCTGAGCGCCGCGCGCCTCTTTGGCGCCGGCACGGAAAGTGTGTTGCCGCAGCTGCCGACGTTTCGGGATTCGCTGGATCCGACCTATTGGGGCGCCGTGCGTGACGCCTATCGGTTCGATCCGCAGTTGCACTATTTCAACACCGGCGGATTGGGACCCTGCGTCGACAATGTCCGTCAGCTGGTCGACGAGATTGCGGCTTCACTCGAACATCATGTCGAAACCGGCCACCACCATTACGAAGAGGTGCGCAAGGTCATGGCGGGCTTCCTCGATTGCGGCGCTGATGAGGTCGCGTTTGTGCGCAATGCCACCGAGGGCAACGGCATCATCGCCGGTGGTCTCGCCCTCGAGCGTGGTGATGAAGTGATCTTTGAATCGCACGCCCATCCCGGTGGTTCCTTCCCCTGGCTGCTGCAGGCGCAGCGACGCGGGATCGCGGTCCGGCTGTTTGAGCCGGATCCGGAGTCGCCGCAGGGCAATCTCGAGCGTATCAAGGAATTGATTACGCCGCGCACCCGGGTGGTGCAGGTTTCGCATGTGACGGCGCCGACCGGCATCGTGATGCCGGTGACTGCGATCGCCAAACTCTGCGCTCAGCATGGCATGTGGTTTCACATCGATGGGGCGCAGTCGGCGGGCATGTTCCCCTTCAGCCTGCGTGAGATCGGCTGTGATTCTTATGCGACCAGTGGCCATAAATGGCTCGGCGCGCCGCGGGAGACCGGCGTGCTGATGGTGCGGCGGGAGAAACTCGACGCGGTCACGCCGTCACTGGTGGGCGCTTACTCCGGCGAGGTCGAAAGCCTGCCGGGGCCGCTGGAGTTTTTTGCCGGTGCGGGTCGTTACGAATACGGCACTCGTGACTCCGCCAAGGCCTTTGGCCTGATCGGCGCGGTGCGCTGGCAGGAACAGGTCGGCCGCCATCAAATTGCCGAGCATGGTCGTTCGCTGACGGAACGCCTGCGGGAGGCGCTGAGCGCGGTGCCGGATCTGGAAATTCTCACGCCGTCGCATCCGCAGTTGCGGGCGTCGATGCTCACGGTGCGCTCGCCGCGCCTTTCGTATCGCGACCTTTTTGGCCAACTGTGGGGCCAGCACCAGATGCGTTGCCGTCCGGTCTCAGAGCAGGAGCTCAACGCCGTGCGCATCTCCTGCCATCTCTTCAACCGCGCCGACGAAATCGACCAATTGGCGACCGCCATCGATCAGGCGGTGCGCTCCGCCTGA
- a CDS encoding WD40/YVTN/BNR-like repeat-containing protein — protein MTSKSINRIRRVLCAFLGLSAAATASSAAQPAYDFYICANINRNYVIGSRIETVNGLYQLNEAGEWQHFGVNDTTLSAFAFSPDDRDVIFTSALNGIWVSWDGGESWRQTNSWDMTEGRDVAVDPHAPEMVYLALPSGIAVSTDRGHTWERRENGLPERGKYTQTIEVDRTTKGRVLAGCEKGVFLSEDAGAVWRRVLPTATTVNDLEQSPHDPQHWLAVTDTHGAWSSRDGGETWTAVDGLPIKSAIYNVTFDPTHAERLAIASWTDGIWTSEDGGATWTNRDAGLPENPRVYRVGVDPNRGRLYASVFQETLFYSDDFGRTWQADPLAGSLVLSFVSVPRAQP, from the coding sequence ATGACTAGCAAATCCATAAACCGGATACGGCGCGTTTTGTGCGCGTTTCTCGGCTTGAGCGCCGCAGCGACGGCCTCGTCCGCCGCGCAGCCCGCCTACGACTTCTACATCTGCGCGAACATCAATCGTAACTACGTGATCGGTTCGCGCATCGAAACCGTGAACGGTCTTTACCAGTTGAATGAAGCCGGCGAGTGGCAGCACTTCGGGGTCAACGACACGACGCTGAGCGCGTTTGCGTTCAGCCCCGACGATCGGGACGTGATCTTCACCTCCGCCCTCAACGGCATTTGGGTGAGTTGGGACGGAGGTGAGAGCTGGCGCCAGACCAACAGTTGGGACATGACCGAAGGCCGCGACGTGGCGGTCGATCCGCACGCTCCGGAAATGGTTTACCTCGCGCTGCCGAGTGGCATCGCCGTATCCACCGACCGGGGACACACCTGGGAGCGCCGCGAGAACGGCCTGCCGGAGCGCGGCAAATACACCCAAACCATCGAAGTGGATCGCACCACCAAGGGCCGCGTTTTGGCCGGGTGTGAAAAGGGCGTGTTCCTGAGCGAGGACGCGGGCGCGGTCTGGCGGCGGGTGTTGCCCACGGCTACGACGGTCAACGATCTCGAGCAGTCGCCGCATGATCCGCAGCACTGGCTGGCGGTAACCGACACGCATGGCGCGTGGAGTTCCCGCGATGGCGGGGAGACCTGGACGGCTGTCGACGGGCTGCCGATCAAGAGTGCGATTTACAACGTCACCTTTGACCCGACCCATGCCGAGCGGCTCGCCATCGCGAGTTGGACCGATGGCATTTGGACCAGTGAGGACGGCGGCGCGACCTGGACCAACCGTGATGCCGGTCTGCCCGAAAACCCGCGAGTCTATCGGGTGGGTGTCGATCCCAACCGCGGCCGCCTCTACGCCAGCGTGTTTCAGGAAACCCTGTTTTACTCCGATGACTTCGGCCGCACCTGGCAGGCGGATCCCTTGGCCGGCTCGCTGGTGTTGAGCTTCGTCTCGGTGCCGCGCGCGCAACCCTGA
- a CDS encoding alpha-L-rhamnosidase C-terminal domain-containing protein, whose amino-acid sequence MSASSSLSASASKLPFSGDVSWIWSREATHEVAPPERSSPSHYQVRRFRREFELRATEGVAEGMSAVVHVSADSRFLFYCNGQLIGRGPAKGDIHHHFYDTFDLSPYLRAGRNVLAALVLDMSRVAHRPHFLGAPCSVMTYAGGFVLDGSVTGPDAEIDLGTKADGSWQVAIDRAHRFQNLNTKFEGYLGYFEERVDAELPADWLDADADSEGWEPATALYVAERKEERRDPTSPYGLIPRLIPQLEEGPAQRFVAGFRPGGGDLPEGWRPLIGAGGRAGEPTRGVRLEPGQTVEVILDTGKLTTGYPRVDIVGGKGAEVRLTYAEALRLPWDTPGARLMGRKQDLANLASHYADGDTGWTFDRRGQIQGWCDVWHPAGIEATFEPLHWRAFRFIGLTIKVGDEPLHLTGLAHRFSAYPYEVKADFDCSDPALTAIWHAGVHTMRLCSHETFEDCPHYEQMQYAGDTMITSYLGMLTSGDYRLSKQALLHFDWSRITDGLTASRYPSRLLQVIPSWSLHWITSVRDYGLCSGDLDLVKELLPGMRAVLDWFRRHTNDQGLPEKLPYWNITDWCPWWPRGVVPGADTGPTCIISAQFIQALAEVAQMCEWLQLDDEALHLASEAASLRPILHETFWSEEEGLYFDRPGGPEVSQYGNAWAVACGAADDAAKQRLPQRFPHDAKLAPGSFFYWHTAFKAMRALGTYDTMPDHLGPWHESVGLGLDTFVEENSYWRSLCHAWSAHPIFEFLHQVLGVQSTAPGFAALRVQPRRCGLDWARGNVCTPRGPVQVDWLIEDGIFRLRLDAPADTPVEIELPDGSVHQHGGGHWEGTAEVTP is encoded by the coding sequence TTGTCTGCTTCGTCCTCGCTCTCTGCCTCGGCCTCGAAACTCCCTTTCAGTGGGGACGTGAGTTGGATCTGGTCTCGGGAAGCGACCCATGAGGTCGCGCCGCCGGAGCGCAGCAGTCCGTCGCATTATCAGGTCCGTCGTTTCCGGCGGGAGTTCGAGCTCCGGGCGACCGAGGGGGTGGCGGAGGGCATGTCGGCGGTCGTGCATGTTTCGGCCGACAGCCGTTTCCTTTTTTACTGCAACGGCCAGTTGATCGGGCGCGGTCCGGCCAAGGGCGACATTCACCACCATTTTTACGACACCTTTGACCTGAGTCCCTATTTGCGAGCCGGCCGTAATGTGCTGGCGGCGCTGGTGCTGGACATGTCCCGGGTGGCCCACCGGCCGCATTTTCTGGGCGCGCCGTGTTCAGTCATGACCTATGCGGGTGGTTTTGTGCTGGATGGCAGTGTGACAGGACCGGATGCGGAGATCGATCTCGGCACCAAAGCCGACGGCTCCTGGCAGGTGGCGATCGATCGCGCGCACCGTTTTCAAAACCTGAATACGAAGTTCGAGGGCTATCTCGGCTACTTCGAAGAGCGAGTGGATGCCGAGCTGCCGGCGGATTGGCTGGATGCCGATGCGGATAGCGAGGGCTGGGAGCCGGCAACGGCGCTTTACGTGGCGGAGCGCAAAGAGGAACGGCGTGATCCGACCAGTCCGTATGGCCTGATTCCTCGGCTGATTCCGCAGTTGGAGGAAGGACCGGCGCAACGTTTTGTCGCCGGATTCCGGCCGGGTGGTGGCGACCTGCCGGAAGGCTGGCGCCCCCTGATCGGCGCGGGCGGCCGTGCGGGTGAGCCGACGCGGGGCGTGCGCCTCGAGCCCGGGCAAACGGTCGAGGTGATCCTCGATACCGGCAAACTCACCACGGGTTATCCGCGGGTGGATATCGTGGGCGGCAAGGGCGCGGAAGTGCGGCTGACCTACGCCGAAGCCTTGCGTCTGCCGTGGGACACCCCGGGCGCGCGCCTGATGGGGCGGAAACAGGATTTGGCGAATCTGGCTTCGCACTACGCCGACGGCGACACGGGTTGGACTTTTGATCGCCGTGGTCAGATCCAGGGGTGGTGTGATGTGTGGCACCCGGCGGGGATTGAAGCCACGTTTGAGCCGCTGCATTGGCGGGCGTTTCGATTCATCGGACTGACCATCAAGGTGGGCGACGAACCGCTGCACCTCACCGGCCTCGCGCATCGTTTCTCGGCTTATCCGTATGAGGTGAAGGCGGACTTCGATTGCAGTGATCCGGCGCTCACTGCGATTTGGCATGCGGGCGTGCACACGATGCGCCTCTGTTCGCACGAGACCTTTGAGGACTGCCCGCACTACGAGCAGATGCAGTATGCGGGTGACACGATGATCACGTCGTATCTGGGGATGCTGACCAGCGGTGATTATCGGCTGAGCAAACAGGCGCTGCTGCACTTTGATTGGTCACGCATCACGGATGGCCTCACCGCCAGCCGCTACCCGTCGCGATTGCTGCAGGTGATCCCTTCGTGGTCGCTGCATTGGATCACGTCGGTGCGCGACTACGGTCTGTGCAGTGGCGACCTGGACTTGGTGAAGGAATTGCTGCCCGGTATGCGGGCGGTCTTGGATTGGTTCCGCCGCCACACCAACGACCAAGGCCTGCCGGAGAAGCTGCCGTATTGGAACATCACCGACTGGTGTCCGTGGTGGCCACGCGGCGTGGTGCCGGGCGCGGATACCGGGCCGACCTGCATCATCTCGGCGCAGTTCATTCAAGCCTTGGCGGAAGTCGCGCAGATGTGTGAGTGGCTGCAGCTCGACGACGAGGCGTTGCACCTCGCGAGCGAGGCGGCGAGCCTGCGTCCGATCCTGCACGAGACCTTTTGGTCGGAGGAGGAAGGGTTGTATTTTGATCGGCCGGGCGGACCGGAAGTCAGCCAATACGGCAACGCCTGGGCGGTGGCCTGCGGAGCCGCCGACGACGCGGCGAAGCAGCGCCTGCCGCAACGTTTCCCGCATGACGCCAAACTCGCGCCGGGCTCGTTCTTTTATTGGCATACGGCCTTCAAGGCCATGCGCGCCCTCGGCACCTACGATACGATGCCGGATCATTTGGGTCCGTGGCACGAATCGGTGGGGCTCGGCCTCGATACCTTTGTGGAGGAGAACAGCTATTGGCGTTCGCTCTGCCATGCGTGGAGTGCGCATCCGATTTTTGAATTCCTGCATCAGGTATTGGGGGTTCAATCCACTGCACCGGGCTTCGCTGCCCTGCGCGTGCAACCGCGACGCTGCGGACTCGACTGGGCAAGGGGTAATGTGTGCACCCCGCGAGGTCCGGTGCAGGTGGATTGGCTCATCGAGGACGGGATCTTCCGTCTCCGCCTTGACGCGCCGGCGGACACGCCGGTGGAGATCGAACTACCCGATGGCAGCGTGCACCAGCATGGTGGCGGTCACTGGGAGGGCACGGCGGAGGTCACCCCATGA
- a CDS encoding DUF6807 family protein, translated as MSRSLELRQVGEGSCAVALTDGPVLWHYQYQPDTPAAESPRPFIHPLYSIDGDVLTNWRPNDHPWHHGLSLTLTVVNDVNFWGGPSHRAADGYQWREDQGVQEHAGWVRQLPGLLVETVLWRDPRQDGRVLIEEERALATDASGDGWSLRWTSQLRNVSGEPLTCHNYHSLGGLEGSHYTGLQFRGARGLLDQHGDETVGLVGESGVREAAALHGQPARWLEWHTQHDGSLRRTKVRFTSPTGPIPWFVRPADPLVAFAPHREQTWVLAVDETRELDHLMHFQRA; from the coding sequence ATGAGTCGGTCGCTGGAACTGCGCCAAGTCGGCGAAGGGTCCTGTGCGGTCGCTCTCACGGATGGTCCGGTGCTGTGGCACTACCAGTATCAACCAGACACGCCGGCGGCAGAGTCGCCCCGTCCGTTCATTCACCCACTGTATTCAATCGATGGTGACGTGCTGACCAATTGGCGGCCCAACGACCATCCGTGGCACCACGGTCTGAGCCTAACGCTCACGGTGGTGAATGATGTCAATTTCTGGGGAGGCCCCTCGCACCGCGCCGCCGACGGTTACCAGTGGCGCGAGGATCAAGGCGTGCAGGAACACGCCGGCTGGGTGCGGCAGTTGCCCGGGCTCCTAGTGGAGACCGTGCTCTGGCGCGATCCGCGGCAAGACGGTCGGGTGCTGATCGAAGAGGAGCGCGCGCTCGCGACCGACGCATCCGGCGACGGCTGGTCCCTGCGCTGGACCAGTCAGTTGCGAAACGTTTCCGGCGAACCCCTCACGTGTCACAACTATCACAGTCTCGGCGGCCTCGAGGGATCGCATTATACCGGCCTGCAATTCCGGGGCGCGCGGGGACTGCTTGATCAACATGGCGATGAGACCGTTGGCCTCGTCGGCGAGAGTGGCGTCCGCGAAGCCGCCGCGTTGCACGGTCAACCGGCCCGTTGGTTGGAGTGGCACACGCAGCACGACGGCTCCCTGCGCCGCACTAAGGTGCGCTTCACCTCGCCGACCGGGCCAATCCCGTGGTTTGTGCGCCCGGCTGACCCGCTGGTGGCGTTTGCGCCGCACCGGGAGCAAACGTGGGTTCTGGCGGTCGATGAAACCAGGGAACTCGACCATTTGATGCATTTCCAACGCGCATGA
- a CDS encoding TonB-dependent receptor plug domain-containing protein yields MLSPFEVTGTDDVGYQATSTLAGTRLRTDLRDIGSSISIVNEEFLRDTGSQNLEDVLIFTPNTEIGGLGGNHSGSQGANPIPEQQRDDPSGGITRVRGLASADLTRDYFITNIPFDTFNTDRVDVQRGANSALYGLGSPGGIVNAATIRADFLGNRGRVRFETDNYGTLRYSMRYNQMIGDKAAIRIAGLSEDKGYEQKQAFLEDNRLFVAATVQLPFNLTARANAEIASRHSANPDYVPPNDGITPWINLGKPIANDPAMGAAIFRGTGTFVPGVANSNFMHISSGNGASVGLYRFYQDPSNPEATFGGHNYLVQTPADGNLPAANQRFTYPGAPAGQWMRIKPWDEVQIIRRSGHYSDGTPVAPGTAPFFSNGFVSWQITDRSIFDYRENLFNGGTAQQRVDWENYTASIEGTYLDNRLGFEFTYNEQTFESMGNNSLQGVQQRTIYIDPNAYMMATTDGTANGPLIPNPTFGRPIMGGGSGGNRIYNDRDSLRFQGFAELRFDDFMDENSWLTKALGKLTLTGLLDSSTHYNQTLYSARADPIDSFDIDTYLPGHHAVTQRSGQEFALPVSNDMNFLNINSISDLAGVRIQGVSHGRARTNMRNTPIAATFTGWNPTAGEFVTFDSVVNHLYQPNSWPAASHANKSINKVDSEVLIAQHSIWDNTIVLTGTWRSDKATQASGTGRSVANARQDIRDTLDPEYLAGPQGPYVVTADDETTSYSVMVHTPPFLRDRMPFGLSVYKSEADNFTPTGGNVTIFNDTVGATAGVTEEMGFIIEALDGKLSARFNWFESSVVNNRYEDGAVNATEGILLGLAREVNNPANSAFSAADVQQYLPPAGVIAVNGFQVDWNNPEAATTSRNSSDTGTQDFTAKGMEVEISYNPTSKWTILFTAGQQETIADNTYPEMQRYVEEFVIPQWVNSSFAQNYYIDAGATQTLAQRAQTALVEAVQRGALQDGNPSKEQAEWRWALNTSYNLGRAEDGILKWFGDLTVGGGVRWQDKTGIGFEVGVNELGDYALDITKPFWAPSTTHVDVFARMSYDLKDERSLDLQFNIKDLTNHDGLIPFVANPDGSLLYRIQEGRLISASATLNF; encoded by the coding sequence GTGCTTTCCCCCTTCGAGGTGACCGGCACCGATGACGTCGGCTATCAAGCCACGTCCACCCTCGCCGGCACCCGTCTACGCACTGACCTGCGCGATATCGGCTCGTCCATCTCGATCGTGAATGAGGAGTTCCTCCGCGACACCGGATCCCAGAACCTGGAGGACGTTCTGATCTTCACCCCCAACACCGAAATCGGTGGTTTGGGCGGCAATCACTCCGGCTCCCAGGGCGCCAACCCCATCCCCGAACAGCAACGTGACGACCCCTCTGGCGGTATCACTCGCGTGCGTGGTTTGGCCAGTGCTGACCTGACCCGCGACTACTTCATCACCAATATCCCGTTTGATACGTTCAACACCGACCGTGTCGACGTGCAACGCGGTGCCAACTCCGCCCTCTACGGTCTCGGTAGCCCCGGCGGTATCGTGAACGCCGCGACCATTCGCGCCGACTTCCTCGGCAACCGTGGTCGAGTCCGTTTCGAAACCGACAACTACGGCACCCTGCGCTACTCGATGCGCTACAACCAAATGATCGGTGACAAGGCCGCCATCCGCATCGCCGGCTTGTCCGAGGACAAGGGCTACGAGCAGAAGCAAGCCTTCCTCGAAGACAACCGCCTGTTCGTCGCGGCCACGGTTCAACTCCCGTTCAACCTCACCGCTCGGGCCAACGCGGAAATCGCGTCCCGCCACTCCGCGAACCCGGACTACGTCCCGCCGAATGATGGTATCACCCCGTGGATCAACTTGGGAAAACCCATTGCCAACGATCCCGCGATGGGCGCGGCCATCTTCCGCGGCACCGGCACCTTCGTGCCCGGCGTGGCCAACTCCAACTTCATGCACATTTCCTCCGGTAACGGTGCATCGGTGGGTCTCTACCGCTTCTATCAGGATCCTTCCAATCCGGAAGCGACCTTCGGTGGCCACAACTACCTCGTGCAAACCCCCGCTGACGGGAACCTGCCGGCGGCCAATCAACGCTTCACCTACCCCGGTGCTCCGGCCGGTCAGTGGATGCGCATCAAGCCTTGGGACGAGGTTCAAATCATTCGTCGTTCCGGTCACTACTCCGACGGCACGCCGGTGGCTCCCGGCACGGCACCCTTCTTCAGCAATGGTTTCGTGTCCTGGCAGATCACCGACCGTAGCATCTTCGACTACCGCGAAAACCTCTTCAACGGCGGCACCGCTCAACAGCGCGTCGACTGGGAGAACTACACCGCCAGCATCGAAGGCACCTACCTCGATAATCGCCTCGGCTTCGAGTTCACCTACAACGAACAGACGTTCGAAAGCATGGGTAACAACTCCCTCCAGGGTGTCCAACAGCGCACGATCTACATCGATCCCAATGCCTACATGATGGCCACGACTGACGGCACCGCCAATGGCCCCCTGATCCCCAACCCGACCTTTGGTCGTCCGATCATGGGTGGTGGCTCCGGTGGTAACCGCATCTACAACGATCGCGACTCCCTCCGCTTCCAAGGCTTCGCCGAACTCCGCTTCGACGATTTCATGGACGAGAACAGCTGGCTCACCAAGGCGCTGGGTAAACTCACCCTCACGGGCTTGCTCGATTCGAGCACCCACTACAACCAGACGCTCTACTCCGCCCGCGCCGACCCGATCGACTCATTCGACATCGACACCTACCTGCCGGGCCACCACGCCGTGACTCAGCGCAGCGGTCAGGAGTTCGCTCTGCCGGTCAGCAACGACATGAACTTCCTGAACATCAACTCCATCAGCGATCTCGCCGGGGTTCGCATTCAGGGTGTCTCTCATGGTCGCGCTCGCACCAACATGCGCAACACGCCCATCGCGGCGACCTTCACCGGTTGGAATCCCACCGCGGGTGAATTCGTGACCTTCGACTCGGTCGTGAACCATCTCTACCAGCCGAACAGCTGGCCGGCCGCGTCTCACGCGAACAAGAGCATCAACAAGGTCGATTCCGAAGTGCTCATTGCGCAGCACTCCATCTGGGACAACACCATCGTCCTCACCGGCACCTGGCGTAGCGACAAAGCGACCCAAGCCAGTGGCACGGGCCGCTCGGTGGCCAATGCCCGTCAGGACATTCGCGATACCCTCGATCCCGAATACCTCGCCGGTCCGCAAGGCCCCTACGTGGTGACCGCCGATGACGAGACGACCTCGTATTCCGTCATGGTGCACACCCCGCCGTTCCTCCGCGATCGCATGCCGTTCGGTCTCTCGGTCTACAAGAGCGAAGCCGATAACTTCACGCCCACCGGTGGTAACGTGACCATCTTCAACGACACGGTCGGAGCCACCGCCGGTGTCACCGAGGAAATGGGTTTCATCATCGAAGCCCTCGACGGCAAACTCTCCGCCCGTTTCAACTGGTTTGAATCCTCCGTGGTGAACAACCGTTACGAAGACGGCGCCGTCAACGCCACCGAAGGCATCCTGCTCGGCCTGGCACGCGAAGTGAACAATCCGGCCAACAGCGCGTTCTCCGCCGCCGACGTTCAGCAATACCTGCCGCCGGCCGGTGTCATCGCCGTCAACGGCTTCCAAGTCGATTGGAACAACCCCGAGGCCGCGACCACGTCCCGCAACTCGTCCGATACCGGCACGCAGGACTTCACCGCCAAGGGTATGGAAGTCGAAATCTCCTACAACCCGACCTCGAAGTGGACCATCCTCTTCACCGCCGGTCAGCAGGAAACGATTGCCGACAACACCTACCCGGAGATGCAGCGCTACGTCGAAGAGTTCGTTATCCCGCAATGGGTCAACAGCAGCTTCGCGCAGAACTACTACATCGACGCCGGTGCCACCCAGACGCTCGCGCAGCGGGCTCAGACCGCCCTCGTGGAAGCCGTCCAACGCGGCGCCCTTCAGGACGGTAACCCCTCCAAGGAACAGGCCGAATGGCGCTGGGCTCTCAACACCAGCTACAACCTCGGTCGTGCCGAGGATGGCATCCTGAAGTGGTTCGGCGACCTCACCGTCGGTGGTGGCGTCCGCTGGCAGGACAAGACCGGTATCGGCTTCGAAGTCGGGGTGAACGAACTGGGTGACTACGCCCTCGATATCACCAAGCCGTTCTGGGCTCCCTCCACGACCCACGTCGATGTGTTCGCCCGCATGTCCTACGATCTGAAGGACGAACGCTCCCTGGACCTCCAGTTCAACATCAAGGACCTGACCAACCACGACGGACTCATTCCGTTCGTGGCCAACCCGGACGGTAGCCTCCTCTACCGCATTCAGGAAGGTCGTCTGATCTCGGCGTCCGCTACGCTGAACTTCTGA